The genomic interval CACGCGGGCCTTTGAGCCCAAACCCCGCGTGTACTGACGTCCGTACCCGGGCCGGGGTTCTCCCGGCCTCTGGAAGGAACCCCAATGACCCAGACCCATGCACAAGCCAGCAGCGCGCCCGTCAGCGCGAGCGTGCCCATGCTGCAACTGAAAGTCAAAGTCCTGCGCTTCGATCCTGAAAAGGACAAGAAAGCCCACTGGAGCACGTACGACGTGGAAGCCCAGCCGGGCGACCGCGTGCTGGACGTCATCAACCACATCAAGTGGTACCTGGAGCCCAGCCTCACGTTCCGCCGCTCGTGCATGCACGGCATCTGCGGCAGTGACGCCATGCTCATCAACGGCCGCAACCGCCTGGCGTGCAAGACACTGGTGCGGGACGTGGCGAAAAACGGCGGGACCATCACCGTGGAACCCATCCGGGGCCTGAAGGTCGAAAAGGACCTGCTGGTCGACATGGATCCGTTCTTCGACTCGTACAAGGCGATCATGCCGTACTTCATCAACGAGTCTCCGGCGCCCGCCGCGGAACGCATCCAGTCCGAGGAGCATGCCGAGCGCATGGCCCACTCGAGCAACTGCATTCTGTGCGCGTGCTGCACCACCTCCTGCCCGATCTTCTGGGTGAACGGCTCCTACCTTGGGCCGGCGGCGATCGTGCAGGCGCACCGGTTCATCTTCGACAGCCGTGACGAGGCCACCCACCAGCGTCTGGCGATCATGAACCAGAACACCGGCGTGTGGCGCTGCCGCACGGCGTACAACTGCACTGAAGCGTGCCCGCGCGACATCCCGATCACGCAGCTGATCGAGGAAGTCAAACGCGCCGTGATGTACGCCCAGTCCTGAATCTCAGTTCTCCCTGCGGCCCCGCCCTCACCGGCGGGGCCGTGTTGTCCTCCCGTAGCGGGGGCGCAGGG from Deinococcus taeanensis carries:
- a CDS encoding succinate dehydrogenase iron-sulfur subunit, which translates into the protein MTQTHAQASSAPVSASVPMLQLKVKVLRFDPEKDKKAHWSTYDVEAQPGDRVLDVINHIKWYLEPSLTFRRSCMHGICGSDAMLINGRNRLACKTLVRDVAKNGGTITVEPIRGLKVEKDLLVDMDPFFDSYKAIMPYFINESPAPAAERIQSEEHAERMAHSSNCILCACCTTSCPIFWVNGSYLGPAAIVQAHRFIFDSRDEATHQRLAIMNQNTGVWRCRTAYNCTEACPRDIPITQLIEEVKRAVMYAQS